Sequence from the Natronomonas marina genome:
ACCGCGATTCCGGGATTACATCCGCGCGCTGCGGGCGATCTGGGAGGCCTGGGAGACGCGTTCCGAACTCGACTACGACGGCGAGTACTACTCGCTGGACCTCTGTCCGCCGAAGTTCAGGCCCGACGCCTCCGAGGAGCCAGCCGTGCCGGTCTTCCTCGGCGGCGTCAACGAGTTCAACCTCCAGCTCGCCGGGGCGATCGGCGACGGGCTCCACCTCCACACCTTCCACTCGCCGACGTACGTCCGCGACGAGATCGTGCCGAACCTCGAGGCCGGCGCCGAGCGGTCGGGGAGCGACCCCGAGGACGTCTCCATCGTCGCCTCGGTGTTTGCGATTCCGGGCGAGACGCCCGCGGACCGAGCCGAACGGCGCGAGGAGGTCCGGCGCGAGCTATCGTTCTACGCGTCGACACCGACCTACCGCAAGGTGCTGGAGGCCCACGGGTGGGAGGACATCGGCGAGGAGCTCCACGAACTGTCGACCGAGGACCGCTGGGACGAGATGGCCGAGGTGGTCACCGACGAGATGGTCGACACCTTCTCCGTGTCGGGCCCGTGGGACGAACTCCGCGACCGGATCGAAGAGCGGTACGACCGGGTCGACCGGGCGTGGGTCTACACGCCGTTCCGCGGGGAGGACCACTGGGCGGAGTTCCTGGGCTGACGGCGAGGAGTTCCCGAACCGACCGGTCGGCACGCGCTCTCCAATCGGCCCGAGGCCGGGACACCAGCAACGTTTATATCTCGGACGCGGGTTCGTCTTCGCATGCGAGAAGTCGGTACCGGCAAGGCAGCGATCGAGATCGAGGGGAACCGGGCGGACGTCTACGTCAACCGACCCGAGAAGCGAAACGCGATGAGTGAGGACGTGCTTGCCGACCTGACCCAGGCGTTCAGGGAGGTCGACGCCAACGACGACGTGTGGGCGGTCGCGTTCCTCGGCAAGGGCGATGTCTTCTGTGCGGGGATGGACATCGACATGATGTACGAGTACGACGCCGACCAGCACTGGGAGCTCCACCAGAAGGTGCACGAACTGTTCGACACCATCGGGGCGATGACCACGCCGGTGGTCGTCGGCATCAAGAAGGCGGCGATCGCGGGGGCGTTCGAACTCACGCTCCCGGCCGACTTCCGCATCCTCGGCGAGGACGCCAAGTACGGCGTCACGGAGATCAAGATGGGGATCTACCCCGGCGGCGGGTCGACCCAGCGGCTTCCCAGACTCGTTGGACTCGGCAAAGCGAAGGAGATCGTGCTGCGCGGGGACTTCATCGACCCCGAGGAGGCCGAACGAATCGGGCTCGTGACCGAGGCGTGTCCGAGCGGCGAGGTCGACGAGCGAACCCGGGAGTTCGCCGACGAGTTGACCGAACGGGCGCCGCTCGGGATGGAACGGGCCCTCGAGGCCTTCCAGCACGCGTTCGACGACCCGCTCAACAGGGGGCTGGAGGTCGAACGCTACCTCTCGAAGGAACTGTTCTCCACCCAGGATCGGATCGAGGGCTTCGAGGCCTGGATGGGGGGCCGCGATCCCGAGTTCGAACGTCGGTGACGAACGCCGATCGACGTTCGTGATCGGGGGCCCCTCAATTTATACCGACGGGTGTACAGGATACAGGGAAGATGTACGAACGCCATCCGGCGGTCGACAGTGCGACGACTGCGGTCGGGCCAACCAGGGTGATATCGCCGTGAGCGACTCGGAGTTCACTCCCGGACTGACGCTGGCGACGGGGCCGGAGGGTGCCGCCCAGGAGTGGGTCGGGGCGACCGGCGAGACGACCTTCGCTCACGAACCGGTCAACGGGGCGATGATCCGACTGTACGCGTCGATGGTCGAGGACGGCTATCCGGCGTACTGGGAGCCGGAGACGGCCGAACGGGTCTGGGGCGGCGTCCCGTCGCCGCCGGGCATGCTGACCGTCTGGCGACGACCGCTGCTGTGGCGCCCCGACGAGCGGCGGGCCGAGGAGGAGGAACTGTTCGCCGAGATACCGTTCCCGGCCGAGATGGACACGATCCTCACCGTGGCCGTCGACACGACGTTCGAACGGCAGATCCTGGCGGGAGAGTGGCTGAACTGGCGCGACGAGATCGTCGACGTGACCGACGAGAAGGACACCGATATCGGCCGCGGACACTTCATCACGATCGAGACGGCCTACCGGGACCAGCGCGGGCGGGCGGTCGCCACGAACACGAAGACGATCTTCCGGTACGACGCCGGCGACACCGACGACGATGTCGAAGCAGGGGGGTCATTCGCGCGCGGTCGACGGGACGTCACCGTCGAGGAATCGCCGGACAGGGCGGGATCGCTCTCGCTCGAGACGCTCTCGGAGGGCGATCCGGTCCCGTCCTATCGGTTCCCCGTCTCCTACGAGAAAGTGATCTACGACGTGGCCGCGACGCGGGATTTCTACCCGGGACACAACGATCCGGAGTTCGCACGCGCACAGGGCAACGAGACGATCTTCCTCAACAACATCGCGTTCCAGGGGCTCGCCGACCGCCTGGCCCTCGAGTGGGCCGGGCCGCGATGGCGCGTCCGGGATCGGAGCGTTCAGATCCGGGGCGCGGCCCCGGCAGGGAGTCGTCTCACCGTCGAGGGCGACGTGGTCGGCGTCGATACCGGCGGCGAAAACGCCACGGTCGAGATCGAGGGACGGATACTGCGGGACGAGGAGAACATCTGCCCCTGTTCGGTCACGATCGAAAGAGAGCAGCCGTGACGGCAGGGCGTCTCCGGCGCCCGGTCGCGTCTCACTCCTCGCGCCGCAGGACGTAGAGCAGCCCGACCATCGACAGGACCGTCTCGTCGTGCTGGTTCGTTGCCTCGAAGGCCGTCTCGACGAGGCCGTACGGGTTGGTCTCGGCGGGTTCGGCGTCGGTGACCTCAAGCGTCACCGACAGCGTGTCCCCGGCGCGAACCGGGGCCGGCCAGCGGAGGTCGTCCGTCCCGCGCCCGCCGACGTTCCTGATGTCGTTGAGGAACCCCTCGACGGCGAGCCGGGAGGTCAGCGCGGCGGTGAACCACCCGCTGGCGATGAGTTCCCCGAACACCGACTCCTCGGCGGCCGCCTCGTCGACGTGCATCGGCTGTGGATCGTAGTTGCGCGCGAACTCGACCATCTCGTCGCGCTGGACGGCCACGCTCCCGCAGTCGCGGGTCATTCCGACGTCTATGTCCTCGAAGTAGAGTTCACTCAGTGTTGCTCACCCGCTTCGGGTACCGGACAGTTCGGGCATAAGCGTTACTGCCGGCGGGACGCGTCGTCCACTCGTGACGGCCCGGTATCGGGCGTCTCGTTCCGTCCCGTCTGGCCCCCTCGTCCCCTCACCGACCGGTCGGCCCGTCGGTGGGTCGGAACGGACCGACGCTCACACCTCCGGGACGACCTCGCGGCCCAGCCGTTCGGTCGTCTCGATCGGATCCGAAACCCTGGGTGCCAGCAGCACCCCGTCGACGCCCATCTCCCGGAGTTCGTGAAGCTGGTCGACCACCTGCTCGGCCGTCCCGGCGATACCGATCCGGTCGGACATGAACTCCAGCAGGTCGTACTTCTCGATCAGTTCCGCGTTGTGGGGCTCGTCCAGCGTGTTGTGCACGTCGGGGCGGTACTCCTCGCCCAGTTGCCGTATCGAGCGGGCGGTGTCCTCCGGAAGGTCGTCCAGCTCGCCCTCGATGTTCGAGAGTATGTGGGCGGCCGCGGCGAAGATGTGGTGGAGTTCGTCCAGCGCCTCCTCTCTCGTATCGGCCACCTGGAACGGGGCGGTCGTCCAGAACTCGATCCCGTCCGGGTCCCTCCCGGCGTCGTCGGCTCCCTGCCGGACCTTCGAGCGGGCCCACGCTATCTTCTCGGGGGTCACCGCCCCGCCGTACACGACCCCGTCGGCGATCTCGCCGCCCAGCGCGAGCATCTTCGGCCCGCCACCGACGAGGAAGATCGGCGGCGTCCGTTCGGCGTCCCACCACGAGAAGGTGAGTTCTTCGCCCTTCCGCTCGGCCCGCCCGGTCCGCAGGAGTTCCCGGATCATCCGCATCGAGTCGTGGACCTCCGACACCGTGGCCGGCGTTAGCTCGGTGTTCCGCACCGCGCTGTCCCCGGTACCCATCCCGAGGATCGCCCGTCCGTCGGAGATCTCGTCGACCGTCGCTATGGCGCCCGCGGTGACGGTCGGGTGTCTCGTCACCGGGTTCGTACAGACGACCGGCAGGCGGACCGAGGAGCTGTTTTCGGCGACGAGGGCCATCGTCGAGTACACTTCCCGCTTCATGCACTGGGAATCGCCCTGCGCGAAGATGTCGATGTTCGCGGCTTCCACGGCGGCGGTCCACCGGCGCATCGTCTCGGGCGCCCGCTGGTCCGCCAGGATTCCGACTTCCATGTCACAAACTCCCAAACCATCCGGTAAAAGGGATTCGGTCGTCGGGGTCGCTCGGTCGACGTGCCGGTACACTTACCGTCGAACGGCGAGATACGAACGTTCGTCATGAAGATCGCCGTCATCGGTGCCGGTGCGCTCGGCTGTCTGTTCGGTGGGGTCTTCGCGGCCAACGGCGAGGACGTCCGCCTGCTCCACCACCGCCCCGAGTACGTGGAACACGTCGCCGACAACGGGGTTCACGTTCACAGTGACGTTCTGGAGGACGCCCCGATATCGGTGGACGTACCGATCACGACCGACGCGGCCGAGGTCGGACCTGCCGACCTGGTGATCGTGCTGGTCGGGGCACACCGAACCCACGAGGCGGTCGAGGAACACCGGGACTGTATCGGCCCCGAGACGCGAGTGCTCTCCCTGCAGAACGGCGTCCGGAACTACCCGCACCTTCGGGAACTGGTCGACCCCGAGCGGGTGCTCGCCGGGATCGCGACCCAGGGTGGCGTGCTGGAGGCTCCCGGCGTCGTCAGACACACCGGGATGAAGACGTCGGTGTTCGGCGGCCCGGACCGCGAGTTCGCGGCCCGGATCGGCGAACTCTTCGACGAGGCGGGCTTCCCGTACGAGATCGTCGATGACCCACGGCCGGCGCTGTGGCAACGGCAGTTCGTCAAGGTGACGCTGGCCCCGCTGTCGAGTCTCACTCGACTCCCCACCCCGGAGCTAGCGGAGTCGGATCACCTCGTCGGCGTGATGGAACGTCTCCTGGAGGAGGCGCTGTCGGTCGCAGAGGCCCGGGAGGTACCACTCGAGGTCGACTCGAAGGACCGACTCCTGCAGTCGATACTGCGGCGGTGTCGGGAGGCGTCGGGGCACAAATCGAGCATGCTGCAGGCCCTCGAGGCCGGCAAACGGACCGAGATCGACGAGATGAACGGAGCGATCGTCGAGATGGCTGCCGAAACGGACGTCGACGTCCCCTACAATCGGGTGATAACCGATCTGGTTCGCGGACTCGAAGAGGGATATCTAGGGACCGACGATTACTCGGTCGACTTGGAGGTGGGCGAGGGGACCTCCTCCGGGTGATCGCCGGTCGGCGAGCGCGTCACGGGGCTCGTCGCGCCCGCGGAATCGGGAAGCCAGAGCGCGCGTCCGTCGGCGGCCGACTCAGAGGTCTTCGGGCTGTGTCCCGACTCCCTCGGGCCACCCGATCGGCCTGCTCGCGGACGGCTCGACGGCATCGCGCCTGAGCACCATGGGCGTCCGTTTCAACGACAGCACGAGTTCGTCGTTCTGGTTGTAGGTTCGCAGTTCCGTCTCGACGATTCCGACGTGGTCGCGCGACTCGGAGTCGCGTTTCTGCAGCACTTCGGATTCGACGAAGAGCGTGTCGCCGTGAAACACCGGCGCGTGGTGACGGACCTCGTCGTACCCGAGGTTGGCCGTCGCGTTCTGGGAGATGTCGATGACGCTCATGCCGACGGAGATCGCGATCACCACGAGCCCGTTGACGAGTCGCTCGCCGAACTCCGTTTCCTCGGCGTAGGGCTCCGTGAAGTGCATCGGGTTGAGGTTCATCGTCAGGTTCGTCAGCCACACGTTGTCCGTCTCCGTGACGGTCCGTCCGTACGGGTGCTTGTAGACGTCCCCGACGGCGAAGTCCTCGAAGTAGCGTCCCTGCCACCCCGAGACGAGCCGCCGGTCGCGTTCGGTGTCGGTCATCCGTGTTCACCACCGGGGCGCCAGGGATAAATCCGTGTGGAAAACGGGACGTCCCCCCCCGTCGGGTCCAGCCACGAGGGTCGGGCCCGCGCCCGGGGCACTGGGGCTCCGTAAGAAGGTAGTAACCCCGGCGCCTGTCTCCGACGATGTACGACGACCTCCGGTACGAGACGTCGAACGGAATAACCACGATAACG
This genomic interval carries:
- a CDS encoding TIGR03617 family F420-dependent LLM class oxidoreductase is translated as MKIDTTLGDVPLNRVGELSKAAEETGFDGIWLTEIENNPFSTMALALEATSTVEVGSAIALAFPRSPMVTAYSAWNLQSDYGGRFTLGLGTQVKAHIERRFGMEWGSPGPRFRDYIRALRAIWEAWETRSELDYDGEYYSLDLCPPKFRPDASEEPAVPVFLGGVNEFNLQLAGAIGDGLHLHTFHSPTYVRDEIVPNLEAGAERSGSDPEDVSIVASVFAIPGETPADRAERREEVRRELSFYASTPTYRKVLEAHGWEDIGEELHELSTEDRWDEMAEVVTDEMVDTFSVSGPWDELRDRIEERYDRVDRAWVYTPFRGEDHWAEFLG
- a CDS encoding enoyl-CoA hydratase/isomerase family protein — its product is MREVGTGKAAIEIEGNRADVYVNRPEKRNAMSEDVLADLTQAFREVDANDDVWAVAFLGKGDVFCAGMDIDMMYEYDADQHWELHQKVHELFDTIGAMTTPVVVGIKKAAIAGAFELTLPADFRILGEDAKYGVTEIKMGIYPGGGSTQRLPRLVGLGKAKEIVLRGDFIDPEEAERIGLVTEACPSGEVDERTREFADELTERAPLGMERALEAFQHAFDDPLNRGLEVERYLSKELFSTQDRIEGFEAWMGGRDPEFERR
- a CDS encoding FAS1-like dehydratase domain-containing protein gives rise to the protein MSDSEFTPGLTLATGPEGAAQEWVGATGETTFAHEPVNGAMIRLYASMVEDGYPAYWEPETAERVWGGVPSPPGMLTVWRRPLLWRPDERRAEEEELFAEIPFPAEMDTILTVAVDTTFERQILAGEWLNWRDEIVDVTDEKDTDIGRGHFITIETAYRDQRGRAVATNTKTIFRYDAGDTDDDVEAGGSFARGRRDVTVEESPDRAGSLSLETLSEGDPVPSYRFPVSYEKVIYDVAATRDFYPGHNDPEFARAQGNETIFLNNIAFQGLADRLALEWAGPRWRVRDRSVQIRGAAPAGSRLTVEGDVVGVDTGGENATVEIEGRILRDEENICPCSVTIEREQP
- a CDS encoding MaoC/PaaZ C-terminal domain-containing protein; the protein is MTRDCGSVAVQRDEMVEFARNYDPQPMHVDEAAAEESVFGELIASGWFTAALTSRLAVEGFLNDIRNVGGRGTDDLRWPAPVRAGDTLSVTLEVTDAEPAETNPYGLVETAFEATNQHDETVLSMVGLLYVLRREE
- a CDS encoding LLM class flavin-dependent oxidoreductase, producing the protein MEVGILADQRAPETMRRWTAAVEAANIDIFAQGDSQCMKREVYSTMALVAENSSSVRLPVVCTNPVTRHPTVTAGAIATVDEISDGRAILGMGTGDSAVRNTELTPATVSEVHDSMRMIRELLRTGRAERKGEELTFSWWDAERTPPIFLVGGGPKMLALGGEIADGVVYGGAVTPEKIAWARSKVRQGADDAGRDPDGIEFWTTAPFQVADTREEALDELHHIFAAAAHILSNIEGELDDLPEDTARSIRQLGEEYRPDVHNTLDEPHNAELIEKYDLLEFMSDRIGIAGTAEQVVDQLHELREMGVDGVLLAPRVSDPIETTERLGREVVPEV
- a CDS encoding ketopantoate reductase family protein produces the protein MPVHLPSNGEIRTFVMKIAVIGAGALGCLFGGVFAANGEDVRLLHHRPEYVEHVADNGVHVHSDVLEDAPISVDVPITTDAAEVGPADLVIVLVGAHRTHEAVEEHRDCIGPETRVLSLQNGVRNYPHLRELVDPERVLAGIATQGGVLEAPGVVRHTGMKTSVFGGPDREFAARIGELFDEAGFPYEIVDDPRPALWQRQFVKVTLAPLSSLTRLPTPELAESDHLVGVMERLLEEALSVAEAREVPLEVDSKDRLLQSILRRCREASGHKSSMLQALEAGKRTEIDEMNGAIVEMAAETDVDVPYNRVITDLVRGLEEGYLGTDDYSVDLEVGEGTSSG
- a CDS encoding MaoC family dehydratase, with the protein product MTDTERDRRLVSGWQGRYFEDFAVGDVYKHPYGRTVTETDNVWLTNLTMNLNPMHFTEPYAEETEFGERLVNGLVVIAISVGMSVIDISQNATANLGYDEVRHHAPVFHGDTLFVESEVLQKRDSESRDHVGIVETELRTYNQNDELVLSLKRTPMVLRRDAVEPSASRPIGWPEGVGTQPEDL